A genomic window from Winogradskyella sp. J14-2 includes:
- a CDS encoding DUF5689 domain-containing protein, translated as MKTLKINKLIVLLIGLLVCNSCVQDDDYNVPNTQIEEPVLDGPVIEISDVLGRLVQEQISEDDNFGANPNNGLNYDSEVTYQFDDETVQYMEGYVISTDEAGNFFEEIILQDKPENPTVGIKVPIDVNPLFTKYEIGRKVYIRVTGLHVGISNGVLAIGAKDGNFISKIPFPLELQTIRRSAEKADLVPLTLPLEEFDDSKTNLFINIPDVQFNRTQALIEELSFASEGFDEFDGERTLESCSSGASRVFSTSTFADFSALNLPQGRGSMDAILSKNFFGDEFNVVINTPEGIDFGGIENRCDPDFLECTGASGGGSAIYSEDFEGFGGYAAEGWTNVNVSGGSTTWITGSFSGSTYAQISGFNSNEDEINVWLVTPGINMDNTEGEEISFDIQSNFDNGDILSVLVSTDFTGDPLTATWEILDANIPSGPASGFGTFTGVGPINISCVDGTAHFAFLYEGSDPSATTRYHVDNIVVTGN; from the coding sequence ATGAAAACCTTAAAAATTAATAAATTAATAGTATTACTAATTGGTCTATTAGTATGTAACAGCTGTGTTCAGGATGATGATTATAATGTTCCAAACACGCAAATCGAAGAACCTGTATTAGATGGCCCAGTAATAGAAATTAGTGATGTTCTTGGTAGATTGGTGCAAGAACAAATAAGTGAAGATGATAACTTTGGTGCTAATCCTAATAACGGTCTTAACTACGATTCTGAGGTAACGTATCAATTTGACGACGAAACCGTACAATACATGGAAGGGTATGTAATATCCACTGATGAAGCAGGTAACTTTTTTGAAGAAATAATCTTACAAGATAAACCAGAAAACCCAACTGTAGGTATCAAAGTTCCTATAGATGTCAATCCACTTTTTACAAAGTACGAGATAGGTCGTAAAGTCTACATTCGTGTCACAGGACTTCATGTTGGAATTTCAAATGGTGTCTTAGCAATTGGTGCTAAGGATGGTAACTTTATAAGTAAGATTCCTTTTCCTTTAGAACTTCAAACTATTAGACGCTCTGCAGAAAAGGCTGATTTAGTACCTTTAACACTTCCTCTAGAAGAGTTTGATGATTCTAAAACAAATCTCTTCATTAATATTCCTGATGTACAATTTAACAGAACACAAGCTTTAATTGAAGAATTAAGTTTCGCCTCTGAAGGGTTTGATGAGTTTGACGGAGAACGTACTCTAGAGAGTTGTAGCTCAGGAGCATCAAGAGTGTTTAGTACTAGTACGTTTGCTGACTTTAGCGCTTTAAATTTACCACAAGGTAGAGGTAGTATGGATGCCATTTTAAGTAAAAACTTTTTTGGTGACGAGTTTAATGTTGTAATTAATACACCTGAAGGAATTGATTTTGGTGGTATTGAGAATCGTTGCGATCCAGACTTTTTAGAATGTACTGGTGCATCTGGAGGTGGAAGTGCCATCTACTCTGAGGATTTTGAAGGCTTTGGTGGCTATGCCGCAGAAGGTTGGACAAATGTAAATGTGAGTGGCGGTAGTACAACATGGATAACTGGAAGTTTTAGTGGGTCTACTTACGCCCAAATTTCTGGATTTAACAGTAATGAAGATGAAATAAATGTATGGTTGGTGACACCAGGCATTAATATGGATAATACAGAAGGTGAAGAAATTAGCTTTGATATTCAATCTAATTTTGATAACGGAGACATCTTATCTGTACTTGTTTCTACAGATTTTACTGGAGATCCGCTTACGGCTACGTGGGAGATTCTAGATGCAAATATCCCATCAGGTCCTGCTAGCGGGTTTGGTACCTTTACTGGTGTTGGGCCAATCAATATATCTTGTGTAGATGGTACTGCGCATTTTGCCTTTCTTTACGAAGGGTCTGACCCAAGTGCCACGACAAGATATCATGTAGATAATATTGTTGTAACTGGCAACTAA
- a CDS encoding heavy-metal-associated domain-containing protein, giving the protein MRIFKNVIIATALLLAFTSCKDKAEPEVKTVNVEVSSKEVSKTLDPNATYAKVEFGIDGMTCAMGCAKTIEKKMAKMDGVKSAKVDFDKRLAMVEYDEAKVTPESLEEAVAKVGDVYKVKDIKVVNSFEGEVKTCSEICKEKKDCANKTEAEKKACKEACKKECSNKLK; this is encoded by the coding sequence ATGAGGATATTTAAGAATGTAATTATCGCTACTGCTTTACTTTTAGCTTTTACATCTTGTAAAGATAAAGCTGAGCCAGAAGTTAAGACTGTAAATGTTGAGGTGAGTAGCAAGGAGGTATCTAAAACCTTAGACCCTAACGCAACTTACGCTAAAGTAGAGTTTGGAATTGATGGTATGACCTGTGCTATGGGTTGTGCAAAAACCATAGAAAAGAAAATGGCTAAAATGGATGGTGTAAAATCTGCTAAAGTAGATTTTGACAAACGCTTAGCAATGGTAGAATACGATGAAGCTAAAGTAACACCAGAATCTCTAGAAGAAGCTGTAGCTAAGGTAGGAGACGTATATAAGGTTAAAGATATTAAAGTTGTGAATAGCTTTGAGGGCGAGGTTAAAACATGTTCAGAAATTTGCAAAGAAAAAAAGGATTGTGCAAACAAAACAGAGGCCGAAAAGAAAGCATGCAAAGAGGCATGTAAAAAAGAATGTAGCAACAAGTTAAAATAG
- a CDS encoding DMT family transporter translates to MKNPNIKWIYLLILSVIWGSSFILIKKSLLGLTPYQLGSLRTLFTGIILLFAGFYHLKNIPKSKWKWLILSGFLGSFFPAYFFAIAETEIDSAVASILNSLVPLNTIILGFAVFKITSTKRQILGVIIGFIGTALLILKGSELNPNQDYLYAGFVIASTLMYAANVNIIKRYLQDVKPLAIAVGNYIFISIPAFIVLVFSGFFSSERLNHPDLLNSLGFVALLSIFGTAIAKVVFNKLVQISTPVFASSVTYIMPVIALIWGVLDGESFSIVQALAALLILVGVYLSHKRKT, encoded by the coding sequence ATGAAAAACCCTAACATTAAGTGGATTTATCTTCTTATTCTTTCCGTTATTTGGGGAAGCTCGTTTATCCTTATTAAAAAATCACTTTTAGGACTAACACCCTATCAACTCGGTTCTCTAAGAACCCTTTTTACAGGAATTATATTGTTATTTGCAGGGTTCTATCATTTAAAGAACATTCCAAAATCCAAATGGAAATGGCTTATTTTATCTGGATTTCTAGGCTCTTTTTTTCCAGCGTACTTCTTTGCTATAGCCGAAACTGAAATTGATAGCGCTGTTGCATCCATATTAAATTCCTTAGTGCCCTTAAATACAATAATACTGGGCTTTGCCGTATTTAAGATAACATCTACCAAACGACAGATTCTTGGTGTTATAATTGGCTTTATTGGTACGGCTCTTTTAATTTTAAAAGGCTCGGAGCTTAACCCTAACCAAGACTATCTCTATGCTGGTTTTGTTATTGCGTCTACATTAATGTATGCTGCCAACGTTAATATAATAAAACGTTATTTACAAGATGTAAAGCCTTTAGCTATTGCTGTTGGTAATTATATTTTTATTAGTATTCCGGCGTTTATTGTTCTTGTGTTTTCGGGTTTTTTTTCTTCTGAACGATTAAACCATCCTGATTTGCTCAACTCATTAGGGTTTGTAGCGCTCCTCTCTATTTTTGGCACTGCGATAGCTAAGGTTGTTTTTAATAAACTTGTTCAAATTTCTACACCTGTATTTGCTTCTTCTGTCACTTACATCATGCCTGTAATTGCACTTATTTGGGGTGTGCTAGACGGTGAATCTTTCAGTATTGTGCAGGCTTTAGCAGCTCTCTTAATTTTAGTAGGGGTTTATTTGTCTCATAAACGTAAAACATAA
- a CDS encoding M16 family metallopeptidase: MKTKISAFIALFLMTVSVLNAQIDRSKQPEPGPAPKITLEKPGEFKLSNGIEVLVVENHKLPRVSISLRIDNKPISEGEKAGISSILGAMLGNGTTSIPKDEFNDEIDFLGANLGFGSQSAFASSLSKYSDRIIELMADAAINPLLTKEEFEKEKEKLIENLKSQEKSVDAVAARVGSALSYGEKHPYGEFVTEETVNNIEFGDVLAFYEKYFNPNNAYLVIVGDVEMGDIERKVKEHFGKWEKSIDVETTIPDPMPNAQYTQINFVDMPNAVQSNISLTNNVDFKMNDDDYHAVLIANKILGGGFGSYLNMNLREEHGYTYGARTSISPSRYGVSRFTAGAAVRNMVTDSAVVETLKEINRIKTEPVDTKDLENAKAKYVGDFILDLESPRTIANYALNIKLNNLPEDFYSTYLKKINAVTKEDVMRVANKHFRPENARIVVVGKGSEVLENLEKTGIPIMYYDAYANKTEKPVFSKPLPADLTAETVIKNYVNAIGGEDNLRKVNTTLVKAEMTIPGAPFKPMATTKQMAPNKYKMEVVAEGMGTLMKQNFDGTNGYMEQQGRKIPMEDKELSSRKSAQGLFEELYMESSTIKLESLTTIEGKDAYKIKVTKDDTESYRYYDAQSGYLIRTESTAEAQGQSITTTIDYSNYKEVDGIKMPYTMKVTTGPQAFTFETTEVKINEGVTAEDFN; encoded by the coding sequence ATGAAAACTAAAATATCCGCATTTATTGCATTGTTTTTAATGACAGTAAGTGTACTAAATGCACAAATAGATAGATCTAAACAGCCAGAACCAGGACCTGCACCAAAGATTACTTTAGAAAAACCAGGAGAATTTAAATTGAGTAACGGTATTGAGGTTTTAGTTGTAGAAAACCATAAATTACCTAGGGTTTCTATCTCCTTAAGAATTGATAACAAGCCTATTTCAGAAGGCGAAAAGGCAGGAATTTCCAGTATTCTAGGTGCCATGTTAGGAAACGGTACCACTAGTATTCCTAAAGATGAATTTAACGACGAAATAGATTTCTTAGGCGCCAACTTAGGATTTGGTTCTCAAAGTGCTTTTGCAAGCTCACTTTCTAAATATTCTGACAGAATAATTGAATTAATGGCAGATGCTGCCATCAATCCCTTATTAACAAAGGAAGAATTTGAAAAAGAAAAAGAAAAGCTTATAGAAAATTTAAAATCTCAAGAAAAAAGTGTAGATGCTGTTGCGGCTAGAGTAGGTTCTGCCTTATCTTATGGAGAAAAACATCCTTACGGTGAGTTTGTGACCGAAGAAACGGTAAATAATATTGAGTTTGGCGATGTTTTGGCGTTCTATGAAAAATATTTCAACCCTAATAATGCGTACTTAGTTATTGTGGGTGATGTTGAAATGGGAGATATTGAGCGTAAAGTAAAAGAGCATTTTGGTAAGTGGGAAAAATCCATAGATGTAGAAACTACAATACCAGATCCGATGCCAAATGCGCAGTACACACAAATTAATTTTGTGGATATGCCAAATGCGGTCCAGTCAAATATTTCTTTGACAAATAATGTAGATTTTAAAATGAATGACGATGACTATCACGCTGTATTGATTGCAAATAAAATCTTAGGAGGAGGTTTTGGTAGTTATCTAAATATGAATCTTAGGGAAGAACACGGTTATACCTATGGTGCCAGAACAAGTATAAGCCCAAGCAGATACGGAGTATCTCGTTTTACAGCAGGTGCAGCCGTAAGAAATATGGTTACGGATAGCGCAGTTGTAGAAACCCTTAAAGAAATTAACAGAATTAAAACAGAACCTGTTGATACTAAAGACTTAGAAAATGCAAAAGCTAAATATGTAGGTGATTTTATACTAGATTTAGAAAGTCCAAGAACTATAGCGAACTATGCTTTAAATATTAAATTAAATAACTTACCTGAAGATTTTTATTCTACGTATCTCAAGAAAATTAATGCTGTTACTAAAGAAGACGTAATGCGCGTAGCTAACAAACACTTTAGACCAGAAAATGCGCGAATCGTTGTAGTAGGTAAGGGAAGCGAAGTTTTAGAAAATCTTGAAAAAACAGGAATTCCAATAATGTATTATGATGCATACGCTAATAAAACAGAAAAGCCTGTATTCTCAAAGCCGTTGCCAGCTGATTTAACAGCAGAAACCGTGATTAAAAATTACGTTAACGCTATTGGAGGAGAGGATAACTTAAGAAAAGTAAATACAACCCTTGTCAAAGCAGAAATGACTATTCCTGGCGCACCATTTAAGCCTATGGCTACAACTAAGCAAATGGCACCAAACAAATATAAAATGGAGGTAGTTGCAGAAGGTATGGGAACATTGATGAAACAAAATTTTGATGGTACCAACGGCTACATGGAGCAACAGGGAAGGAAGATTCCGATGGAAGACAAAGAACTATCTTCTAGAAAATCTGCTCAAGGTCTTTTTGAAGAATTATATATGGAATCCTCAACTATTAAATTAGAAAGCTTAACAACTATTGAAGGTAAAGATGCTTACAAAATAAAAGTAACTAAAGATGATACAGAATCATATAGATATTATGATGCACAATCAGGTTACTTAATAAGAACAGAATCTACAGCAGAAGCACAAGGACAATCCATTACTACAACTATAGATTACTCTAACTATAAAGAAGTAGACGGTATCAAAATGCCGTATACTATGAAAGTTACTACGGGACCACAAGCATTTACGTTTGAAACCACAGAAGTAAAAATAAACGAAGGTGTAACAGCCGAAGATTTTAATTAA
- a CDS encoding M16 family metallopeptidase, translating into MRKSLIALALLLFVGSYTNAQQVEFEEYDLDNGMHVILHQDNSAPVVTVSVMYHVGAKDENPERTGFAHFFEHLLFEGTENIPRGEWFNIVTSNGGSNNANTTDDRTYYYEVFPSNSVELGLWMESERLLHPVINQIGVDTQNEVVKEEKRLRVDNQPYGNILAEIKKRMFKVHPYKGTTIGEMEHLDAATLEEFQAFNKKFYVPNNAVLVVAGDIDKPQVKKMIQDYFGPIPRGEEIVRDLPREAPITEPMRDKAYDPNIQIPAVIAAYRTPSFKDRDAYVLDMISSYLSGGKSSVLYKKMVDEQKQALQVAAVNISQEDYGIYALFGLPLGDVSLDTLITEMDEEIVKIQEELISERDYQKLQNQFENQFVNSNSSIEGIANSLARYYMLYDNVNLINDEIKIYRSITREEIRDVAKKYLNPNQRLILEYLPKKDDQ; encoded by the coding sequence ATGAGAAAAAGCTTAATTGCTCTGGCACTCTTGTTGTTTGTTGGTTCTTACACCAACGCACAGCAAGTAGAATTTGAGGAGTACGATTTAGACAACGGTATGCATGTTATTTTGCATCAAGATAATTCTGCGCCTGTTGTTACTGTATCAGTAATGTACCATGTAGGTGCAAAAGATGAAAATCCAGAACGTACTGGTTTCGCTCACTTTTTTGAGCATTTATTGTTTGAAGGAACTGAAAATATCCCTCGAGGTGAGTGGTTTAATATTGTAACATCTAATGGCGGAAGTAATAATGCAAACACTACAGATGACAGAACCTATTATTACGAGGTTTTTCCTTCTAACAGTGTAGAGTTGGGCCTTTGGATGGAGTCTGAAAGGCTGTTACATCCTGTAATTAATCAAATAGGTGTAGATACCCAAAATGAGGTTGTTAAAGAAGAAAAGCGTTTACGTGTAGATAATCAGCCTTACGGTAATATTTTGGCCGAAATTAAAAAACGCATGTTTAAAGTACATCCTTACAAAGGAACAACCATTGGCGAAATGGAGCACTTAGATGCAGCAACCTTAGAGGAATTTCAGGCTTTTAACAAAAAATTCTATGTGCCAAATAATGCAGTATTAGTAGTAGCTGGAGATATTGATAAGCCTCAGGTTAAGAAAATGATTCAAGATTACTTTGGGCCAATACCAAGAGGAGAAGAAATAGTAAGAGATCTTCCAAGAGAAGCACCTATTACCGAGCCCATGAGAGATAAGGCTTATGACCCAAACATTCAAATCCCTGCGGTTATTGCAGCTTACAGAACACCATCCTTTAAGGATCGAGATGCTTATGTATTAGACATGATTTCTAGCTACCTAAGTGGTGGAAAAAGCTCAGTGCTCTACAAAAAAATGGTAGACGAACAGAAACAAGCTTTACAAGTGGCAGCTGTTAACATTAGTCAAGAGGATTACGGAATATACGCATTATTTGGGTTGCCACTTGGAGATGTATCTTTAGATACTTTAATCACAGAAATGGACGAGGAAATTGTAAAGATTCAAGAGGAATTAATTTCAGAGCGCGATTATCAAAAACTTCAAAATCAATTTGAAAACCAGTTTGTAAACTCTAACTCAAGCATAGAAGGTATAGCCAACTCACTGGCAAGATATTATATGCTATATGACAATGTAAACCTTATAAATGATGAAATTAAAATTTATCGTTCTATAACACGAGAAGAAATAAGAGACGTTGCAAAAAAGTATTTAAACCCTAATCAGCGTTTAATATTAGAATACTTACCAAAGAAAGATGATCAATAA
- the rplU gene encoding 50S ribosomal protein L21, translating to MYAIVEIAGHQFKVEKDQKVFVNRLSTEEGKNVDFDNVLLIGDGNNVTLGAPAIDGAQVSAKVLKHLKGDKVIVFKKKRRKGYRVKNGHRQALTEIVIEGITTSGAKKTAPKKETKASTSSATKAEPKAEKAAPKAAAKKATGKADDLKKIEGAGPKAAEALVNAGYETFAKVAKATPEELSNVLSEASSRLAHIVTDTWPKQAKLAADGKWDELKELQDRLDGGIEK from the coding sequence ATGTACGCAATTGTAGAGATAGCAGGGCATCAATTTAAAGTTGAAAAAGACCAAAAAGTTTTTGTTAACCGTTTATCTACAGAAGAAGGTAAAAATGTTGATTTTGACAACGTACTTCTTATAGGTGATGGTAACAATGTTACTTTAGGCGCCCCAGCTATAGACGGAGCACAAGTAAGTGCAAAAGTCTTAAAACACCTAAAAGGTGACAAAGTAATAGTTTTCAAGAAGAAAAGACGTAAAGGATACCGTGTTAAAAACGGACACAGACAGGCCTTAACCGAAATCGTAATTGAAGGCATTACAACTTCTGGAGCTAAGAAAACTGCTCCTAAAAAAGAAACTAAAGCTTCGACAAGCTCGGCTACCAAAGCTGAACCAAAAGCTGAAAAAGCCGCTCCGAAAGCAGCAGCTAAAAAAGCAACTGGTAAAGCTGACGACTTAAAGAAAATTGAAGGTGCTGGACCTAAAGCTGCTGAAGCATTAGTAAACGCTGGATATGAAACTTTTGCTAAAGTTGCTAAAGCAACTCCAGAAGAATTAAGCAATGTTCTTTCAGAAGCGAGCTCTAGATTAGCACACATCGTTACAGATACTTGGCCCAAGCAAGCTAAATTAGCTGCTGATGGTAAGTGGGACGAACTAAAAGAATTACAAGACAGATTAGACGGTGGTATTGAAAAGTAA
- the rpmA gene encoding 50S ribosomal protein L27, protein MAHKKGVGSSKNGRESESKRLGVKIFGGQAAVAGNIIVRQRGNTHHPGENVYQGKDHTLHAKVDGIVQFTKKKDNKSYVSIAPFEA, encoded by the coding sequence ATGGCTCATAAAAAAGGAGTTGGTAGTTCTAAAAACGGTAGAGAATCAGAATCGAAACGCTTAGGTGTTAAGATTTTTGGTGGTCAAGCTGCCGTTGCTGGGAACATTATCGTAAGACAAAGAGGTAACACACACCATCCGGGTGAAAACGTATACCAAGGAAAAGACCACACTTTACACGCTAAAGTTGATGGTATTGTACAATTTACTAAGAAAAAAGACAATAAGTCTTATGTTTCTATAGCCCCTTTTGAGGCTTAA
- a CDS encoding MutS-related protein — MKATIPFYKSQLSKHNSEAKRIYKTMSLYSLLRLAVFGFTGLGVYLTFQNWQLALVIAVFGIAVFLFLLSRYTDLKTKRQLHKRLVVINEDEIKIASGDFHDRADGKVFQNPAHAYSLDIDLFGRGSFFQYINRTTIKEGTQSLVNCLLANDITNIDARQNAIKELANEPEWRQYYSGIAQGVKVEHSAKSIIEWLKDYKPFLSATLYWLTIGFSISSIALLVLGFTEIIPIKYAGYWLLLGLAITGRFLKPINNVAQNTEKAKDTFRQYALLLKQIEHKEFQSELLQQQQQKIQSEGEKASQIFTKFSKALDALDNRNNFISAIFGNGYLLWDIRQTYRVEQWISKYAHKVEDWFEVVTFFDAYNTLGNYAYNHQDFTYPEITAENITIKAESLGHPLLNTEKRVNSDLELLQEQFFIVTGANMAGKSTFLRTVALHIVMANVGLPVCAKTSKYKPIKLITSMRTTDSLTDDSSYFFSELTRLKFIVDTIAEYKNYFVILDEILKGTNSTDKAIGSRKFVEKLVSQKATGIIATHDLSLTEIEAGLETVKNYYFDAEIKNDELFFDYKLKKGVCQNMNASFLLKKMEIV, encoded by the coding sequence ATGAAGGCTACAATTCCATTTTATAAATCTCAATTATCAAAACATAATTCTGAAGCCAAACGCATTTATAAAACAATGAGTTTGTATAGTTTGCTAAGATTGGCCGTATTTGGTTTTACAGGGCTTGGTGTATATCTTACCTTTCAAAATTGGCAATTAGCACTGGTTATAGCTGTTTTTGGTATTGCTGTTTTTTTGTTTTTATTATCGAGGTATACCGATCTTAAAACTAAACGCCAACTTCATAAACGATTGGTTGTAATTAACGAAGATGAGATTAAAATCGCTTCAGGAGATTTTCATGATAGAGCAGATGGAAAAGTATTTCAAAATCCGGCTCATGCGTATAGTTTGGATATTGATTTATTCGGAAGAGGCTCTTTCTTTCAATATATTAACAGAACAACCATAAAGGAAGGTACGCAATCGCTTGTTAATTGTTTGCTTGCAAATGATATTACAAATATTGACGCCCGCCAAAATGCGATTAAAGAACTCGCCAACGAGCCAGAATGGAGACAATACTATTCTGGCATAGCCCAAGGTGTAAAAGTGGAACATTCTGCAAAATCCATTATTGAATGGTTAAAGGATTATAAGCCATTTTTAAGCGCAACATTATATTGGTTAACAATTGGTTTTAGTATTAGTTCAATAGCACTTTTGGTCTTAGGTTTTACTGAAATTATTCCAATAAAATATGCTGGATATTGGCTGCTTTTAGGTTTAGCTATTACAGGAAGATTTTTAAAGCCAATCAATAATGTTGCCCAAAACACCGAAAAAGCGAAAGACACCTTTAGGCAATATGCTTTATTACTGAAACAAATTGAACATAAAGAATTTCAGTCTGAATTATTACAACAACAGCAACAAAAAATACAGTCTGAAGGTGAAAAAGCCTCACAGATATTTACAAAATTCTCAAAAGCTTTAGACGCTTTAGATAACCGAAATAACTTCATTTCAGCCATTTTTGGTAATGGATATTTGCTTTGGGATATTAGGCAAACGTATCGTGTAGAACAGTGGATTAGCAAGTACGCGCATAAGGTTGAGGATTGGTTTGAAGTGGTGACCTTTTTTGATGCATACAACACTTTGGGTAACTATGCCTATAATCATCAAGACTTTACTTACCCTGAAATTACCGCAGAAAACATAACGATTAAAGCCGAAAGTTTAGGACACCCTTTATTAAATACCGAGAAACGTGTCAATAGCGATTTAGAATTGTTACAAGAGCAGTTTTTCATCGTTACAGGTGCCAATATGGCTGGTAAGAGTACGTTTTTAAGAACGGTTGCGTTGCATATTGTTATGGCAAATGTTGGTTTACCAGTATGTGCGAAAACAAGCAAATACAAACCGATTAAACTCATCACAAGTATGCGTACTACAGATTCATTAACGGATGATAGTTCGTACTTTTTTAGCGAGTTGACACGATTAAAATTTATTGTAGACACTATTGCTGAATATAAAAACTATTTTGTGATTTTAGATGAAATCCTAAAGGGCACCAACAGTACAGATAAGGCCATTGGCTCAAGAAAATTTGTAGAAAAATTAGTTAGCCAAAAAGCAACAGGAATTATCGCTACGCACGATTTAAGCCTTACTGAAATAGAAGCTGGACTAGAGACTGTAAAAAACTACTACTTTGATGCTGAAATTAAAAACGACGAACTCTTTTTTGATTATAAACTAAAGAAAGGTGTTTGCCAAAACATGAATGCGAGCTTCCTTTTGAAAAAGATGGAAATTGTTTGA
- a CDS encoding succinate dehydrogenase/fumarate reductase iron-sulfur subunit, giving the protein MNLTLKIWRQKDAKDKGKIVDYPINGISPDMSFLEMLDVLNQELIGKGEEPVAFDHDCREGICGTCSLYINGRAHGPQTKITACQLHMRSFKDGDTIYIEPWRAKAFPVVKDLVVDRSSFDRIQQAGGFISVNTSGNTQDANAIPIEKENADKAFDAATCIGCGACVASCKNSSAMLFVSAKVSQFALLPQGQVEATDRVLNMVKQMDEEGFGNCTNTGACEVECPKGISLENIARMNREYLAASLKG; this is encoded by the coding sequence ATGAATTTAACGTTAAAAATATGGCGTCAAAAAGACGCAAAAGACAAAGGCAAGATCGTAGATTATCCTATTAATGGTATTTCACCAGATATGTCTTTCTTAGAGATGTTAGATGTGCTTAACCAAGAATTGATTGGAAAAGGTGAAGAACCAGTAGCATTTGACCACGATTGTAGAGAGGGTATTTGCGGTACTTGCTCATTGTATATAAATGGTCGTGCCCATGGTCCTCAAACTAAAATAACGGCATGCCAGTTACACATGAGAAGTTTTAAGGATGGTGATACCATTTATATTGAGCCTTGGCGCGCAAAAGCGTTTCCGGTAGTTAAAGATTTGGTGGTAGATCGCTCATCGTTTGATCGTATTCAACAGGCTGGTGGTTTTATATCTGTTAACACTTCAGGGAATACACAGGATGCAAATGCCATTCCTATTGAAAAAGAAAATGCAGACAAAGCCTTTGATGCAGCTACTTGTATTGGTTGTGGAGCTTGTGTAGCAAGTTGTAAAAACTCTTCGGCTATGTTATTTGTTTCGGCTAAAGTTTCTCAGTTTGCATTGCTACCACAAGGCCAAGTAGAAGCTACAGACCGTGTGTTAAATATGGTAAAACAAATGGATGAAGAAGGTTTTGGTAATTGTACTAATACTGGTGCTTGTGAGGTAGAGTGTCCAAAAGGTATTTCTTTAGAGAATATTGCACGTATGAATCGTGAATATCTTGCAGCTAGCTTAAAAGGTTAA